One genomic segment of Lampris incognitus isolate fLamInc1 chromosome 2, fLamInc1.hap2, whole genome shotgun sequence includes these proteins:
- the ttpal gene encoding alpha-tocopherol transfer protein-like translates to MADQHESIALTPPPVEPPTPTEHNWFPHPPPPIYSCTLTPELVAKAREELQEKPEWRLRDVQALRDMILKDQPNLRTRLDDAFLLRFLRARKFDYDRALQLLLNYHAGRKAWPEVFQDLKPSTVKHVLDLGFLTVLPHPDLNGRYILCLRPGKWKPNDYPFVENVRAIYLTLEKLIQPEETQVNGIVILADYTGVGMSQASNPGPFLAKKVVSILQDGFPIRIKAVNIINEPRIFKGIFAIIKPFLKEKMAERYILHGSDLRSLHRNIPRSVLPEEYGGTAGHLDMSAWSSILLDSEEEFIVEFCQPDPLEGVMLPDSMLYEGEQATGQDEDSFRGLRSQLYYCY, encoded by the exons ATGGCCGATCAACATGAGTCCATCGCTCTCACGCCTCCTCCCGTGGAACCACCAACGCCTACGGAACACAACTggttcccccacccccctccacccaTCTACTCCTGCACCCTGACTCCTGAACTGGTGGCCAAGGCCCGTGAGGAACTTCAGGAGAAGCCGGAGTGGCGTCTTCGGGATGTCCAAGCATTGAGAGACATGATTCTGAAG GACCAGCCCAATCTCAGGACCAGGCTGGATGATGCCTTCCTCTTGCGTTTCCTGCGAGCCAGGAAGTTTGACTATGACCGTGCTCTGCAGCTGCTCCTCAATTACCATGCAGGTCGGAAGGCATGGCCAGAGGTGTTCCAGGACCTTAAACCCTCGACTGTGAAACATGTGCTGGATCTGGGGTTTCTTACAGTCCTGCCACACCCAGATCTCAATGGACGATACATCCTCTGTCTTCGGCCAG gcaaatggaaaccaaatGATTATccatttgttgaaaatgtgagGGCAATTTATCTGACTCTGGAGAAGCTAATCCAGCCTGAGGAAACCCAAGTGAATGGAATTGTTATCTTAGCTGACTACACTGGGGTAGGCATGTCCCAAGCATCCAACCCAGGCCCCTTCCTGGCCAAGAAAGTTGTGAGCATTCTCCAG GATGGGTTCCCAATCAGAATCAAGGCCGTTAACATAATTAACGAGCCCAGGATTTTCAAAGGGATTTTTGCAATAATTAAGCCTTTTCTAAAGGAGAAGATGGCAGAGAGG TACATCCTCCACGGTTCAGACCTGCGCTCCCTGCACAGAAACATCCCCCGGTCGGTTCTCCCCGAGGAGTATGGCGGCACTGCGGGCCACCTGGACATGTCTGCATGGTCAAGCATACTACTGGACTCAGAGGAGGAGTTTATAGTGGAGTTCTGCCAGCCAGATCCACTAGAGGGGGTAATGCTCCCAGACTCGATGCTGTATGAAGGAGAACAGGCCACTGGGCAGGACGAGGATTCCTTTAGGGGGCTGCGCTCTCAACTGTACTACTGTTACTAA